In Palaemon carinicauda isolate YSFRI2023 chromosome 38, ASM3689809v2, whole genome shotgun sequence, a single window of DNA contains:
- the LOC137630009 gene encoding cuticle protein 18.6-like codes for MSAKLFVIAALVAVACSAPAPDSPPAYGAPPPSYKEPGMPFDFAYAVKDDSTGNDFAHDESSDGQVTSGSYRVALPDGRTQIVIFTADHDNGYVAEVAYEGEASYPPAPVYA; via the coding sequence CTCTTCGTCATTGCCGCCCTTGTGGCCGTAGCTTGCTCCGCTCCAGCTCCCGACTCCCCTCCAGCGTATGGGGCCCCTCCCCCATCCTACAAGGAGCCAGGCATGCCCTTCGATTTCGCctacgccgtcaaggacgactcAACCGGCAACGATTTCGCTCACGACGAGAGCAGCGACGGTCAGGTCACCTCCGGGTCGTACCGCGTAGCCCTCCCCGACGGTCGCACCCAGATCGTCATCTTCACCGCCGACCACGACAACGGCTACGTCGCCGAAGTGGCCTATGAAGGAGAGGCCTCCTACCCACCCGCACCAGTCTACGCCTAA